The following DNA comes from Salmo trutta chromosome 15, fSalTru1.1, whole genome shotgun sequence.
cctgcaaaaatattatttgaagatGTGAATATTAATTTGTTATGTGTAGTTTTGCATTGCATTTAAAGGAGACGTTTGAATTAAATGTGTTTATTCTCATTAATGCTCCAAGCCAAGTATGATACTTTGCCTCTTCTTGGCTGTTAAAGTCCCTGGGCTCAAGAAATGTACTGATGTCCCTCAATGACATATTGTAATATATTAACTATTTTAAGGGTATTAGGTTGAGGTTAGAAATCTTTTTCGCAAAAGGGCCCTGACGAACATGTACAATCAGAAAAGTGCACACTAAaatgatagacacacacacgtatgcagacacacacaagcacacatgtaggcatacacacacacacgcacgcacccatACACCTACTTCAATGTTGTAGCAATAATCAAATCAGAACCATTTTGCAGAGAGCTTCTGATTACAAACAGTAAATCACTGGACAGTGCTGAAgtaaaatgtgatttattttaCCCAATTCAGTTACAAGCTATCATTCTCTGTGAAACTCATAGTGCCATAGATATTACAACTCCACAGGCATGCAAGTTCAGCTAGGGTGATGCTTGAACAGTTAGACACCAAGCTCTCTTGTCTTCATGTCTTATTAACTCCAAACCAGGGGGAGAGCTGTGGATAAGAGCTGCCAGTTGGAACATTTAGTTAAACATTGTTCTGTGTGGAGCAGATAGAGCCGACTACATGATCTCCAGACAAAGAGAAGAGATTATAGCCCAGAGGAACAGTGGCAAACCCCAGGTTTACACATTACTGGGAATGATAACACAATGTCAGACATTCAGTCAATGAAATCCTGAACTAGTTTAATATTcagtacacacacaaaaaactttCCAACACACACTGTCGTAAATCCATTGTGTGAAAAAACAGATAATGCCACAATTTCATTATTTTCTGCAGTTTCATGTGCTGAATAAATACCTTCAGGCTCTGCCATGATGTTACAATATGCCTCTTATAGATACATAACTATAAGGTACTTACAGCATTTTAAATCATTTTCATATAGTAGTTACAGTATATCTCATTGTCTCCAGAAATATGAATACACAAAGCGTTGATAGACCAAGCTATTATACTCTACCACATGGTGATACTCACACTCATACTTTGGTCTttataactatactgaacaaaaatataaacgcaccattaaacaatttcaaagattttactgagttacagttcatacaaggaaatcagtcaattgaaataaattcctttGTCACACTCTTCGTAAgaatgaggagaccaaggcgcagcgtgcgtagagttccacatgtttaataaaggaaactcaccaaaacaatacagcgcaaacgaaacgtgaagtcaTGGAGTTCATAACCTGCacctacacataaacaagatcccacaactcaaggagggcaaaagggctgcctaagtatggttcccaatcagagacaacaatggacagctgcctctgattgttaaccacactcagccaaaacaaagaaatagaaaaactagattgcccaccccacatcaaactagaggaaaataaacgtctctaaggtcagggtgtgacatcattaggccctaatctatggatttcacgactgggaatacagatatgtatctgttggtcacagatacctttaaaaaaagtagggacttggatcagaaaaccagtcagtatctggtgtgaccaccatttgcctcatgcagcgcgaaacatctccttcgcatagagttgatagactgttgattgtggtctaTGGCATGTTGTgccacttctcttcaatggctgtgcgaagttgctgaatattggcagaaactggaacatgctgttgtacacgtcgatccagagcatcccaaacatgcccaatgggtgacatgtctgatgagtatacaggccatggaagaactgggacatatccatcttccagaaattgtgtacagatccttgcgacatgggccaTGAATTGTCatcctgaaacatgaggtgatggcggcggatgaatgacacaacaatgggcctcaggatctcatcacggtatctctgtgcattcaaattgccatcaataaaatgcaattgtgtccaTTGTcggtagtttatgcctgcccataccaaaaCCCCACtgacaccatggggcactctgttcacaacattgacatcagcaaaccgctcacccacacaacgccatacacgtggtctggttgtgaggccagttggacatactgccaaattctctaaaacgatgttggagacgacttatggtagagaaatgaacattcaattctctggcaacagctctggtgggcattcctgcagtcagcatgtccattgcacgctccctcaaaacttgagacatctgtggcattgtattgtgtgacaaaactgcacattttagagtggccttttatagtccccagcacaaagtgcacctgtgttatgatcatgatgttaaatcagcttcttgaatgctacacctgtcaggtgaatggattatctttgcaaaggagaaatgcacactaacagagatgtaaaaaatgtgtgcacaacattttagagaaataagctttttgtacgtatggaacatttctgggatattatatttcagctcatgaaacatggggggaccaacactttacatgttgcatttatatttttgttcagtttataaTGACCTCAGTTACTGAAAGCCCAGCAGAGATGATTGCCAGTAATGAAGTAACGGCAATCTATTAGTTAAGCAATGTGTGAATGATGAGAACATTGATGTGTCCTCGTATATAGATCTCAGGCTCCTGTCTGCATGTTCTCACCACTCAACTAAAATCATTTTAACTGAAAATTAATAGTTATAGCTATGTTCTACTAGTCAGCACCTCGCCTAATATTTTCAATAGAAAATTCAAACACATAACTATGCATGCACAGGACACAGTCACaaactacagtatgtacagtatatggttTGGAAAAGTAAAGAAATAGTACATTTTTCAATAATTATACTGCCTGGTCTTTTTTTTCTCATTCTTATGTTTTATGGTGCTGGTCAAATAATGGTTATTCTACACGTCACATATTTACACAAAATAGAACGAGTATAAGAACACctgcactttccatgacatagactgaccaggtaaatccacgtgacatctatgatcccttattgatgtcacttgttaaatccacattaatcagtgtagatgaaggggggagacaggttaaagaaggatcttAAAGCTTTGAGacacttgagacatggattgtgcatgtgagtcattcagagggtgaatgggaaagacaaaacatttttgtgtgaagaactgcaatgctgctgggtttttcacactctgtgtatcaagaatggtccaccacccaaaggacatccatccaacttgacacaactgtgagaagcattggcgtcaacatgggccagcatccctgtggaacgctttcaacaccttgtagagtccatgctctgactgttctgagggcaaaacgagggtggtgggtggggtgttcctaatgtttggtatgctcAGTGTATAACATGATTATACCTACACATGTGTTGTGGTTATACTGTACCATAGTGGACTTTTTATTAGAAAAGGGGTTACTCAGTCTGAATAGTTACATGGTGGGGGATTCGTTTACAGTAAGGGGGACATGGACAAGCGCAAAAGCATCAACAGCACTACAAATTCATTGCACTGCCACCTGCTGGAGAGTACTGACAACTACGTTTCAGAGATCACATTTATCAAGAGACAGATCAGGATTCCTGTCTGACTCTGACCCAATGTCTGTGTAACATTATCCTGAGCCAGCCCAGAACTAATGTAGAAACTATGGATttcttctctctattctctctaatCCCCCtgttctttttctctccctcgctctctccccatctctctgtctttcagaATCAGAGGAAGTTTTCTCTCACACCCCAACCCCCCAGCAGGTTTCACCAGCTCTCTCCCGAAGTATGTCATTCATTTCCAACCATGACTTTAGGGCCAATGGcgacagcagagtggagatgcCGAGCCAGATGGAACCCAACTATCCACTGGACTACCTCTTCCTCTCACAGTGTGAGACAGGGAGGTTCAGCATCTCTAGGTAAATAGCCTCTCAAACATCAAGCTGGACACCATATCAACACCACACGTTGTTTAACCCTCTACTGCACATGTTTAgttttttcattaaaaaaaagtgCAGTATGCTGAAATCGCTCCGCCACTTCCTGGTTGCAAGAATTCGAacagttcgcctaatttcagtttatgtgacaaaacaagcaagtatagtgtaaagaatcattgtaccatccaaaccgctgtgaaatatattttcaataaccaaaatattgtattttcagctgtttgaagctggtgtacaaaaccgaaagtaaaagacgcaaaaacgaaacttaagaacataaagcatagaaatagtgcacatagaacatatctaccacttcttagacttgctatcaatgagaatgacagatctataactcacatttctatgtgaatttggtcgggtcacccaaaaagtgacatattgcatcCCCCCCAAAATATCCATTCTATTCTTGGAAGATTTAGGCTTTCTGATAATGTATCaataatttcaacaacaaaaaaattacttTTACCCCCATCACCCAGATTAGAATGTTTTGCCTCAGGGCAACTCTGTGCCATAAGGGCACTAAAACACCAAGGAAAATCTGATATTTTCAGAACATTTATTAAGTGAAATATAGTAGAAACGAGACTATTGTCATAAGAAATTAAAATTGGGCATATAGTATTTCACTGCCTCTAAAACCTGATTCTGGGGTTCATTCTTCCTCACTGTCCTCAAGATCACCGTCCTCACTATCAGAGGGTATGATCCTAACTGCTCAATTAGGCTAATTTTACCCATAGAATTTCCCTGTGTCAATTGCCTGTGAATGTCAGTGGATATGTTGGCAAAAATATTGACCAAAGCCCTCATTTCAATCAAACTACATGTCTTTCATTGAGTATGATATTGCCCTGAAAAGTAGCATAACTGCTCAACGTTGCCCTGAGGCAACAAAAAGAAAACttcattttaaaaatatatttataaaaacgAAATATGTTAAAAACCTAATAAATATGCTTCTTTAGAGATTTGTCAAGTTATCTCTATTTAAACATGCAAAAGTCTGAAATGTTTCTTAACCTTCGCTCACACCATGCGCTCAAGTCGCTCTGCTTCCTGAAGACGATCCCTCCCCCAATTGATACATCATACCAGCTTCTGCACCTCATTGGATTGTTTACAGACGTCATCACATATTTTGATGTTTAGGTTAAATTATGATAAATGATAAACACtgtatttttctttttctttcttttataGATGCGACAGCTTTTCAAACTCGGAGAGATCTCTGGAACAAAATTCATCAGACACTACTACTGAAGATGTCTTCTCTTCACCCCTCGGCACTGATCCTTCTCCGTCTCCCTTTCCCCATACTGGACCATTTCTGTCCCCCTTCCCTCACACTGGACCATCTTCGTTTCCCTTCCCCCACATTAGGACGCATGACCCCCCTTTCAGCGCACCATGTGGCCCCACGTCAACCTCATCCTCTCCTCGAACACTCCATCGTACACCAGATATCTTCCAGTTTGACAAGCCATACTCTTCTGCCATATTGGAGGCAACGAGTGATGGACTaactccccctcctctaccccccaagCCTGTCCACCTCTCAGAGCACCTCAGAGATGACGGCTCCCACGGGCCTCTGGCAGGAATTAAGCAGCAGCTCACAGGCCAACCTGCACTCATCCCCCGGAGGATCTCTCTGTCAGGCCTGCCAGACCACTTCAGAAGAGGTACAGTATATAACCAGCAGAGTCCTTCAGTCTAGGCCAAGGTTTCCCAACTATGATTATATTttgccccccaagttttctgcattttttatttattttttattgttggacTTAAGACTccaaaaacaccaggaaatcagctccaagtgattttaaattTGGAAATCTGATCCAAAGTATTCCTTAACAAAATAGAGCTATGTATGTGATTGTAttaaaatgtaagcaaggtttgaaatgattatgttttcgtcaaatattatatctgtttctagcttcttgcggtcaatttgcagtctccAAATGTATAATTacactaaagtatgtggacactgtctcgtcgaacatctcattccaaaatcatgggcattaatatggagttggtccccactttgctgctataacagtctccactcttctgagaagagAAGGCTTtccatccaggctgtatcacaactggccctgattgggagtcccatagggcggcgcacaattggctcagcgtcgtccaggtttggcgagtgtaggccatcattgtaaataagaatttgttcttaactgacttgcctagttaaacaaaggttaaataaaaaataaaaaatatgtgggaacattgctgcggggacttgcttcctttcagccacaaaagcattattgtggtcgggcaatgatgttgggtgattaggcccgCAGTTCCAATTGAAATCCAAAGgggttagatggggttgaggtctgggcttcgtgcaggccagtcaagttcttccacaccgatctcaacaaaccctTCCTGTATggccctcgctttgtgcacgggggcattgtcatgctgaaacaggaaagggccttccccaaactgttgccacaaagttggaagcctagaatcatctagaatgtcattgtatgctgcagcgttaagatttcccttcactggaactaatgggcctagaccgaaccatgaaaaacagccccagaccattattcctcctccaccaaactttacagttggcactatgcattgaggcaggtagcgttctcctggcatctgccaaacccagattagtccgtcagactgccagatgatgaagcgtgattcatcactccagagaacgcgtttccactgctccagagtgcaatggcggcaagctttacaccactcaagccGACACTTggaattgcgcatggtgatcttaggcttgctcggtcatggaaacccatttcatgacgtttccgacaaacagttcttgtgctgacgttgcttccaaaggcagtttggaactcggtagtgagttttgccaccgaggacagacgatttttacgcgctgcgCACTTTAACACtcgacggtcccgttctgtgagattgtgtgatgtaccactttgcggctgagccgttgttgctcctagaagtttccacttcacaataacagcacttacagttgaccggggcagctctagcagagcagaaatgtgacgaactgacttgttggaaaagtggcatcctataacggtgccactttgaaagtcactgagctcttcagtatgggccattctactaccaatgtttgtctatggaaattgcatggatgtttgctcgattttatacacatgtcaggaacggtgtggctgaaatagccgaatccactcatttgaaggggtgcccACATACTGTTTCGGCCCCACGACCATTCACTCAAGAAAAaatcggcccgcggctgaatGTAGTTGATGATTTCTGGTCTAGGCCCTTTATACCTGCTGCCACATACTGTATGCTCATCAATGTGGTATATGTAATCAATATAGTCAACACGTGTATTTATTCTGACCTAACATGTTTCCAACCAAACAGTATGCAtggtgtcattgtttctgttatATAACATGATAACCACCTTCATTAGTGATATTTCTGTCTTATCTAGGAGACACTGAGGGGAGTGCATTGAGGAGCAGGAACAAAAGGCTCAGTCTCAATTTGGTGAGAAAACATGTACTTACAATGGATGAGAACTGAATGTTTTGCACATAATTTTGTCGGATAGTTCACAGCAGGGAATAATTCTTAACTGTCATTGTTTCCTTTTTGAATCTCAAACAACAATATAGGATTTACAAGTGACTTATTACATCATTCTAGGCCATGCTGTAGTACAAATTCCTAAGTTGGTCTGGTCTTGTTGTCTTGTAGCCACATTTCATTGCCACTCAAAGTCCAAACTGCCATGAGGACTCGTACGTGTCCATGGCCTCTCCGCGTGTCTTTGTTGGTGAAGATGTATCGGACGGCTACGTCCCTATGAGCCCCACTCCAATCAGCTTCCTCAAGGCTAATGGCAAAACAGAGGCCCCTCTCGCTCCCACCTCCCTTCCCATTGCAGATCTACCTGGGGATCTAGAACCACCTCCAATCAACAGGGATCTCAAACCACGCAGGAGAGGTAATGAACAAAAAGGAAGTAAAAAACATGTCTAAAAGGGATACATAATGTATTTAATCCTCATTCCAGCAGTGGGTACTAAGTAGAGGAAGCATAAAAAATGCTTTCATAAGCATGTATTTTGCTGAAAAGCAAAATGAATAAGGTTTTTACATTCTATTGAATCTTGTGACTCCCTGTGATAGTCTCCTTTCAGGACAGTATTTCCTGAGTCAACATTTGCAGCATGGCTCTATTTGAAATATTGCTGTTTCAACACAAATGTCCTTTGTTGGGGGAAAAGTACAGCTGATCATTATTGTCCGATAGAGAATTTGAGGGTTGCCTGCCTCACCTCACtatattgttttgctggttcgcAGCACGGCCTCCACCACTGGACCTGAGGGGTCTGTCCACTATCAGAGAATGTCCGACTCATATGCCTTTGATCAGAACCATGACAGTGCCAGGGTGAGACCGAAATTTACTCTCTTCATCCTGAACTCTCAGCTCTCTTTCTGTCCAAATTCTAAAAGGAAAAAAAAGTAggatttatttgtgtgtgtttgtttgtgttgttcccAGCAACTCACTGCAAGGAAAACTGGGAATTAAAGGAGACCAAGAAGCCAGCATTCCAATAGTAAAGTTACCTTCTATATTGACATTAAAAATAGTTATACATGCATACAGTTATGCAATCATCAGCAAGAAGAAAAGTACCCAAGTCAGTTCATAGATAGACTACTTCACTCCCATACCATGAATAATTCAGCTGTTGTGTCTAAACTCTGAGTTCCAAACTAAAGCAGGGGAATAAAGCTTTGAGCATCATGATTATTTATTCATGTTTGGGGTACCAAGAAAGGCTTAAAATATTACAATTGATATTTACCTGAAACTAGTGATACAACATGAAAAATGTTCAGTATTAGTGAACCAAATGACATAACATATTCCGAGATCAAAATAGGGATGAATGTGAGGTGAGACTCATTGTAACTGAGATTCCTTTAATTTCAGGAGTCAAGGCAACAGTTCTCTACAAACGAGGGAGCCTCCCAGCCATGGCTTAGGAGATCAAACCTTGACTACCTTTCACTGGATTTCAATTCCGCATCCCCCTCTCCTGTGCAAAAGGTAAGCTTGATTGAATAGAAAGAGGTGAAATGGTAGGAATGGGTTTGTTTCCAAAGCAagacattgatttgatttgaccatttTAAAGACATAAAAATGTTACACCAGGCAACAGatacatatacagttgatgtcggaagtttacatacacttaggttggagtcattaaaactagtttttcaaccactccacaaatgtcttgttaacaaactatagttttggcaagtcggttaggacatctactttgtgcatgacacaagtaatttttccaacaattgtttacagacagattatttcacttataattcactgtatcacaattccagtgggccagaagtttacatacaataagttgactgtgcctttaaacagcttgaaaaattccagaaaatgatgtcatggcattagaagcttctgataggctaatttacataatttgagtcaattggactgtgtacctgtggatgtatttcaaagcctaccttcaaactcagataCTCTTTCCTtgccatcatgggaaaatcaaaagaaatcagccaagacctcagaaaacaaattgtagacctccacatgtctgattcatccttgggagcaatttccaaacgcctgaaggtaccacgttcatctgtacaaacaatagtacgcaagtataaacaccatgggaccacgcagccgtcataccgctcaggaaggagacgcgttctgtctcctagagatgaacgtactttgatgcgaaaagtgtgAATACAtgctagaacaacagcaaatgaccctgtgaagatgctggaggaaacaggtacaaaagtatccatatccacagtaaaacgagtcctatatcgacataacctgaaaaggcgctcagcaaggaagaagccactgctccaaaaccgccgtaaacaagccagactacggtttgcaactgcacatggggacaaagattgtactttttggagaaatgtcctctggtctgatgaaacaaaaatagaactgtttggccataatgaccatcgttatgtttggatgaaaaagggggaggcttgcaagccgaagaacaccatcccaaccgtgaagcacggggtggcagcatcatgttgtgggggtgctatgctgcaggtgcacttcacaaaatagatggcatcatgaggcaggaaaatgatgtggatatattgaagcaacatctcaagacatcagtcaggaagttaaagcttggtcgcaaatgggtcttccaaatggacaatgaccccaagcctacttccaaagttgtggcaaaatggcttcaggacaacaaagtcaaggtattggagtggccatcacaaagccctgacctcaaacctacagaaaatttgtgggcagaattgaaaaagcgtgtgcgagcaaggaggcctagaaacctgactcagttacaccagctctgtcaggaggaatgggccaaaattcactcaacttattgtgggaagcttgtggaaggctacccgaaatgtttgacccaagttaaacaatttaaagacaaatactaattgagtgtatgtacacttctggcccactgggaatgtgatgaaagaaagaaaagctgaaataaatcattttctctactattattctgacatttcacattcttaaaatagactggtgatcctaactgacctaaaatagggaatttttaccaggattaaatgtcaggaattgtgaaaaactgagtttaaatatatttgcctaaggtgtatgtaaacttccgacttcaactgtaccaaaaTTGCCTAGGATAATATACACAAAAAAGTCAAAAGACttgtttccattgtggtcctctcaTTGAATCAATTCAACCATTTAACAGTGTTAAAAGTGCCTGTCTTTTACTTTGAACTGCCACTGGCAGTTTTAAAGGACCTCAAATTACCGTCATCATCCACTGCAATTCCCTATGTTCATTCTATTGTGTGTGGGCATATCAAGAATTTATTCATCTATAGTAATATCACTTTGTCTCTGCATGCTTAATTGATACACATGACAGTTAACAGATTGGTGTCATACATTTTAATTATTGGCACTATGCTCACTCTTATCGTTTAATCTGTAATTGAATGTGCAATGCGCCTGTATCGAGGAaacatgtgtgttatttcatagttttgatgtcttcagtattattctacaacgtagaaaatagtaaaaataaagaaaaaccgttgaacgaataggtgtgtccaaacgtttgactggtactgtatatatggagtcgctaaagtgttaaacaaatcaaaatatattttatattttatattctttaaagtagccaccctttgccttgatgacagctttgcacactcttggccttctctcaaccagcttcacctggaatgcttttccaacagtcttgaaggagttcccacatatgctgagcactgttggctgcttatccttcactctatggtccaactcatcccaaaccatctcaattgggttgaggttgtgtcacgccctgatctgtttcacctgttcctgtgattgtctccaccccctccagatgTCGCTTATTTTCcgcagtgtatttatccctgtgtttcttgtctctctgtgccagttcatcttgtatgtttagtcaagtcaaccagcgtggttttcccgtactccttttctattctctttttatggtcctcccggttctgacccctgcctgactctggactactttcccgccTGCCCTTTggtgcctacccctttggattaataaacattgtaagactccaaccatctgcctcctgtgtctgcatctgggtctcgccttgtgccttgataggttgggtgattgtggaggccagg
Coding sequences within:
- the LOC115149068 gene encoding GRB2-associated-binding protein 3-like isoform X1, with the protein product MSVGDVVCTGWLIKSPPEKKLKRYAWRRRWFVLRRGRMSGNPDVLEYYRNTTSKKPIRTIDLRECEVQMQTEQRLVKREFQNQHLFVIKTSSRVFYLVAKTEEEMNSWVSQIREICHFGPLSLDDGTESEEVFSHTPTPQQVSPALSRSMSFISNHDFRANGDSRVEMPSQMEPNYPLDYLFLSQCETGRFSISRCDSFSNSERSLEQNSSDTTTEDVFSSPLGTDPSPSPFPHTGPFLSPFPHTGPSSFPFPHIRTHDPPFSAPCGPTSTSSSPRTLHRTPDIFQFDKPYSSAILEATSDGLTPPPLPPKPVHLSEHLRDDGSHGPLAGIKQQLTGQPALIPRRISLSGLPDHFRRGDTEGSALRSRNKRLSLNLPHFIATQSPNCHEDSYVSMASPRVFVGEDVSDGYVPMSPTPISFLKANGKTEAPLAPTSLPIADLPGDLEPPPINRDLKPRRRARPPPLDLRGLSTIRECPTHMPLIRTMTVPGIYLCVFVCVVPSNSLQGKLGIKGDQEASIPIESRQQFSTNEGASQPWLRRSNLDYLSLDFNSASPSPVQKKPLLTDEHRVDYVQVDEKKTQALQNTKMEWKDVRQSKV
- the LOC115149068 gene encoding GRB2-associated-binding protein 3-like isoform X2, translating into MCGHALDITPYQGWAWRRRWFVLRRGRMSGNPDVLEYYRNTTSKKPIRTIDLRECEVQMQTEQRLVKREFQNQHLFVIKTSSRVFYLVAKTEEEMNSWVSQIREICHFGPLSLDDGTESEEVFSHTPTPQQVSPALSRSMSFISNHDFRANGDSRVEMPSQMEPNYPLDYLFLSQCETGRFSISRCDSFSNSERSLEQNSSDTTTEDVFSSPLGTDPSPSPFPHTGPFLSPFPHTGPSSFPFPHIRTHDPPFSAPCGPTSTSSSPRTLHRTPDIFQFDKPYSSAILEATSDGLTPPPLPPKPVHLSEHLRDDGSHGPLAGIKQQLTGQPALIPRRISLSGLPDHFRRGDTEGSALRSRNKRLSLNLPHFIATQSPNCHEDSYVSMASPRVFVGEDVSDGYVPMSPTPISFLKANGKTEAPLAPTSLPIADLPGDLEPPPINRDLKPRRRARPPPLDLRGLSTIRECPTHMPLIRTMTVPGIYLCVFVCVVPSNSLQGKLGIKGDQEASIPIESRQQFSTNEGASQPWLRRSNLDYLSLDFNSASPSPVQKKPLLTDEHRVDYVQVDEKKTQALQNTKMEWKDVRQSKV
- the LOC115149068 gene encoding GRB2-associated-binding protein 3-like isoform X3, encoding MSVGDVVCTGWLIKSPPEKKLKRYAWRRRWFVLRRGRMSGNPDVLEYYRNTTSKKPIRTIDLRECEVQMQTEQRLVKREFQNQHLFVIKTSSRVFYLVAKTEEEMNSWVSQIREICHFGPLSLDDGTESEEVFSHTPTPQQVSPALSRSMSFISNHDFRANGDSRVEMPSQMEPNYPLDYLFLSQCETGRFSISRCDSFSNSERSLEQNSSDTTTEDVFSSPLGTDPSPSPFPHTGPFLSPFPHTGPSSFPFPHIRTHDPPFSAPCGPTSTSSSPRTLHRTPDIFQFDKPYSSAILEATSDGLTPPPLPPKPVHLSEHLRDDGSHGPLAGIKQQLTGQPALIPRRISLSGLPDHFRRGDTEGSALRSRNKRLSLNLPHFIATQSPNCHEDSYVSMASPRVFVGEDVSDGYVPMSPTPISFLKANGKTEAPLAPTSLPIADLPGDLEPPPINRDLKPRRRARPPPLDLRGLSTIRECPTHMPLIRTMTVPGNSLQGKLGIKGDQEASIPIESRQQFSTNEGASQPWLRRSNLDYLSLDFNSASPSPVQKKPLLTDEHRVDYVQVDEKKTQALQNTKMEWKDVRQSKV